The following coding sequences lie in one Flagellimonas eckloniae genomic window:
- a CDS encoding MATE family efflux transporter — protein sequence MFSRYTKEFKYNLRLSYPVILGMLGHTFVAFADNIMVGQLGTAELAAVSLGNSFVFIAMSLGIGFSTAITPLVAEADGAGNTANGKSALKHGLVLCTLLGLSLFGIILLCKPIMYLMKQPPEVVELAIPYLELVAFSLVPLIIFQAFKQFSEGLSQTKYPMYATILANVVNITINYLLIFGSFGFPKLGIVGAAIGTLVSRFIMVGYIWFLLKRKEKFKVYITGFNFRLIEKKVIRKIISLGFPSALQMFFEVAIFTAAIWLSGVLGKNAQAANQIALNLSSMTFMVGMGLSVAAMVRVGNQKGLQNFSELRRIAKSIFFLTLLLEIVFAAIFLLGRHWLPTIYLDVDDVINQMDNTEVIFIAAKLLLIAAFFQISDGIQVVVLGALRGLQDVKIPTLITFIAYWLIGFPISYYFGLYTEFKSSGIWMGLLLGLTASAVMLYIRFNYLTKKLIKS from the coding sequence TTGTTCAGCAGGTACACCAAAGAATTCAAATATAATTTAAGGCTTTCCTATCCGGTAATTTTGGGAATGTTGGGGCATACTTTTGTGGCCTTTGCAGATAATATTATGGTTGGACAGTTGGGAACTGCTGAGTTGGCTGCGGTTTCTTTGGGCAACAGTTTTGTTTTTATCGCAATGTCCTTAGGTATTGGTTTTTCAACGGCAATAACCCCATTGGTAGCTGAAGCAGATGGTGCTGGAAATACTGCAAATGGTAAAAGCGCTTTAAAACATGGATTGGTATTATGTACGCTATTGGGGCTCTCACTTTTTGGGATAATACTGCTCTGTAAGCCAATTATGTATTTGATGAAACAACCTCCCGAGGTGGTGGAATTGGCCATTCCGTATTTGGAGTTGGTGGCTTTCTCCCTGGTTCCCCTTATTATTTTTCAGGCATTTAAACAGTTTTCTGAAGGCCTTTCCCAAACCAAATACCCTATGTATGCCACTATTTTGGCAAACGTGGTGAACATTACGATTAACTATTTATTGATTTTTGGTTCGTTTGGATTTCCAAAACTTGGAATTGTGGGTGCCGCTATTGGAACACTGGTTTCCAGATTCATTATGGTAGGATACATTTGGTTCCTGTTAAAGCGAAAGGAAAAGTTTAAGGTATATATAACCGGCTTTAATTTTAGGCTAATTGAGAAAAAAGTAATAAGGAAAATTATCAGTTTGGGTTTTCCATCCGCATTACAGATGTTTTTTGAGGTAGCCATATTTACGGCGGCGATTTGGTTGAGTGGGGTATTGGGCAAGAATGCACAAGCTGCCAATCAGATTGCGTTGAATTTAAGCAGTATGACCTTTATGGTAGGAATGGGACTGAGCGTAGCTGCCATGGTAAGAGTTGGCAATCAGAAGGGTTTGCAAAACTTTAGCGAATTAAGAAGAATTGCAAAATCCATCTTTTTTCTCACCCTGTTGTTGGAAATCGTTTTTGCCGCAATCTTTCTTTTGGGAAGACATTGGTTGCCCACTATTTATTTGGATGTGGATGATGTAATAAATCAAATGGATAATACCGAGGTGATTTTTATTGCCGCTAAGCTACTTTTAATCGCTGCATTTTTTCAAATTTCTGATGGAATACAAGTAGTGGTATTAGGTGCTTTACGCGGACTTCAAGATGTTAAGATACCAACATTGATCACGTTTATTGCGTATTGGTTGATTGGCTTTCCAATTAGTTATTATTTTGGACTCTATACAGAATTCAAAAGTTCGGGTATTTGGATGGGGCTATTGCTGGGGCTTACGGCATCAGCGGTAATGTTGTATATTCGATTCAACTATTTGACAAAAAAATTGATTAAAAGTTAA
- a CDS encoding serine hydrolase domain-containing protein, protein MCTYHSLLKNRLIIILALTSFYGMAQKPLHSLDKQIENIFEEWDKPGKPGASVGIIQNGKMVYLNRFGNADLENPTPVTKDTKFKLMALRNQIVAFAVLLLESEGKLSMNDDIRKYLPEMHEFEKPIRIHHLLTHTSGLPDFIMLQRLTGMQKKAQKTREQTLKMLYNLTNKIFKSGDKADYTDAGILLASEIVAKIAQTPFKDFVTSRIFKPLGMTNTVFGDIDDTIIQNRAQIYSRNGDTYKNESLNFYTIIDFAIYSNGEDMARWMLNFSKPKIGNRTLINKMFKQTKLNNGQTVDIVPGQYMSNYKGLQKFQQHGRVYGNTTYIAHFPEQDFGIVVLGNAYDFRAKEAALKIADLFLEKEFKQAPITKINIEKKKREIIKLTDSKLKKFCGYYWNDASSYSRKIYLKDGKLFYFRSDGNESELAPIGKNTFVLTEDPERYTITFENQSGKEVMLFAVGDEYEYRNEKYAPVVYDSKQLLEFTGLFLCKNLKAVYRVEMQNGKLIASTNNNNEIIITPYKTDAFTSKISYFSNLEYKRNDNGSIIGFIVKTSNVGSQFFEKID, encoded by the coding sequence ATGTGCACTTATCATTCTCTCTTAAAAAATAGACTTATTATTATCCTAGCGCTAACTTCTTTTTATGGAATGGCTCAAAAGCCCTTACACTCTTTGGACAAACAAATAGAAAACATATTTGAGGAGTGGGATAAACCAGGCAAACCAGGAGCATCAGTCGGAATAATTCAAAATGGTAAAATGGTCTATCTGAATAGATTTGGAAATGCCGATCTTGAAAATCCAACTCCTGTTACCAAGGATACAAAGTTTAAATTGATGGCGCTCCGCAATCAAATTGTTGCTTTTGCCGTATTGCTTCTTGAATCTGAAGGTAAGCTATCTATGAATGATGACATTCGGAAATATCTCCCCGAAATGCACGAATTTGAAAAGCCTATAAGAATTCACCATTTACTTACCCATACAAGCGGTCTACCAGATTTCATAATGCTTCAACGACTTACTGGCATGCAAAAGAAAGCTCAAAAAACAAGAGAACAAACACTCAAAATGCTTTATAACCTTACTAATAAAATTTTTAAGTCTGGTGATAAAGCTGACTATACGGATGCCGGAATTTTGTTAGCATCTGAAATTGTTGCAAAAATCGCCCAAACTCCATTTAAAGATTTTGTAACCTCCCGAATATTTAAACCTCTGGGCATGACGAATACTGTTTTTGGAGATATAGATGACACTATCATTCAAAACCGTGCCCAAATATATTCTAGAAATGGTGACACTTATAAAAATGAGAGCTTAAATTTCTATACCATTATTGATTTTGCCATATACTCAAATGGAGAAGATATGGCACGCTGGATGTTAAATTTCAGCAAACCGAAAATAGGAAATAGAACGCTTATAAATAAAATGTTCAAACAAACTAAACTAAACAATGGTCAAACTGTAGACATTGTGCCAGGTCAATACATGAGCAACTATAAAGGCCTTCAAAAGTTTCAGCAACATGGAAGGGTCTATGGAAATACAACCTATATCGCTCATTTTCCTGAACAGGATTTTGGAATAGTGGTATTGGGGAATGCATACGACTTCCGGGCAAAAGAAGCTGCATTGAAAATAGCCGATTTATTCTTGGAAAAAGAATTTAAACAAGCACCAATCACTAAAATAAATATAGAAAAAAAGAAAAGGGAAATTATAAAGTTGACCGATTCTAAACTAAAAAAATTCTGTGGTTATTATTGGAACGATGCTAGTTCCTATTCCAGAAAAATATACTTAAAAGATGGAAAATTATTCTATTTCCGTTCCGATGGAAATGAAAGTGAGCTTGCCCCAATCGGCAAAAACACTTTTGTTCTTACAGAAGACCCTGAAAGATATACCATAACATTTGAAAATCAATCTGGTAAAGAAGTAATGCTTTTTGCTGTTGGAGATGAGTATGAATATAGAAATGAAAAATATGCTCCTGTCGTCTACGATAGCAAACAATTATTGGAGTTTACGGGTTTGTTTTTGTGCAAAAACCTCAAAGCGGTATATAGGGTTGAAATGCAAAACGGAAAATTAATCGCTTCTACCAACAATAATAACGAAATTATTATTACCCCTTATAAAACAGATGCATTTACAAGTAAAATCAGTTACTTTAGCAATCTTGAATATAAAAGAAATGATAATGGTTCAATAATTGGTTTTATCGTTAAAACATCAAATGTTGGAAGTCAATTTTTTGAAAAAATTGATTAA
- a CDS encoding ArnT family glycosyltransferase produces the protein MISQARYWFLLSLIVLVYIAGMFVTLFENDSAQFAVMAMRMVQENDFFTLIKGTEEYLDKPHMHYWLAALSFKIFGIHDWAYRIPGILSTLLGAYSCFGLGRLLYNKDVGKFSALIFMTAQTIVLSNIDVRTDAVLTGFTIFSIWQLALYIEKNKLYNVLLGAFGAGIAFSTKGQIALVVIGISILCHLAYTRKWKSLFNWKVLIAFIVFGITITPMLYAYYLQFDLHPEKIIRGKGNRSGIFFILWEQSFERMSGDGIGKNSSDFFFFFHTFLWVFLPWTVLALIAYWLRIKTFWKMRFEYRPQFEFLTLGGITILFFLISFAQFKLPHYINILIPLYSILTASYLYSLRKHDKHKVIKGVLGIQYFILSLVFIFTLLVCFHVFKFEYIHCYVLLLILLGVITYFCLKREEYYMRIITLSVYSSLLLNGVMNAHFYPALLKYQAGSTMAEKVAEDNIPTDKIYKLSERYTWGLDFYNKKPVQIISISDLNDKNDIWIYATNDELKNLQNMGFHWHDQITVDQFRITRLQIKFLNPHTREKIVNKMHLVHLD, from the coding sequence ATGATATCACAGGCCAGATATTGGTTTTTACTTTCCCTTATTGTTCTGGTTTATATAGCCGGCATGTTCGTGACGCTTTTTGAGAACGATTCTGCGCAATTTGCCGTAATGGCCATGCGAATGGTTCAAGAGAATGATTTTTTTACCCTTATTAAAGGAACCGAAGAATATTTAGACAAGCCCCATATGCATTATTGGCTTGCAGCACTTTCCTTCAAAATTTTTGGCATCCATGATTGGGCTTACAGAATTCCAGGTATTTTATCAACATTATTGGGGGCCTATAGTTGTTTTGGGTTAGGTAGGTTATTGTATAACAAGGACGTAGGAAAGTTTTCTGCGCTTATTTTTATGACGGCCCAAACCATTGTGTTGTCCAACATTGATGTTCGAACAGACGCTGTTTTAACAGGTTTTACGATTTTTTCCATTTGGCAGTTGGCTTTATATATTGAAAAGAATAAGCTCTACAATGTTCTCTTGGGGGCCTTTGGAGCTGGAATTGCTTTTTCTACCAAAGGACAAATAGCTTTGGTGGTGATAGGAATTTCAATACTCTGTCATTTGGCATATACCCGAAAATGGAAATCTTTATTCAATTGGAAGGTTTTGATTGCATTCATTGTTTTTGGAATTACCATTACGCCAATGCTCTATGCGTATTATCTACAATTTGACCTTCATCCGGAGAAAATAATCAGGGGGAAAGGAAATCGTAGTGGAATATTTTTCATTTTATGGGAGCAAAGCTTTGAAAGAATGAGTGGTGATGGCATAGGAAAAAATAGTAGCGACTTCTTTTTCTTTTTCCATACTTTTTTATGGGTTTTTCTACCCTGGACAGTCTTGGCATTAATTGCTTATTGGCTAAGAATAAAGACTTTTTGGAAAATGCGATTTGAATACAGGCCCCAATTTGAGTTTTTAACCTTAGGCGGAATCACTATTCTATTTTTCCTGATTAGTTTCGCCCAATTTAAACTACCACATTATATAAATATTCTAATACCGCTTTACTCCATTTTAACCGCATCGTATTTATATAGTTTGCGAAAGCATGATAAGCATAAGGTCATTAAGGGAGTTTTGGGGATACAGTACTTTATTCTTAGTTTGGTATTCATCTTCACTTTACTGGTTTGTTTTCATGTCTTCAAGTTTGAGTATATCCATTGTTATGTATTATTATTGATTCTTCTTGGGGTGATAACGTATTTCTGTTTGAAACGCGAGGAATATTATATGAGAATCATTACCCTATCTGTATATAGTTCCTTATTGCTCAATGGTGTTATGAACGCACATTTTTACCCGGCTCTGTTGAAGTATCAAGCAGGATCTACAATGGCGGAAAAAGTTGCTGAAGATAATATTCCGACAGATAAAATTTATAAACTCTCGGAGAGATATACCTGGGGACTTGACTTTTATAACAAAAAACCTGTCCAAATTATTTCTATCTCAGACTTAAATGACAAAAACGATATTTGGATTTATGCCACAAACGATGAGCTTAAAAATCTTCAAAATATGGGATTTCATTGGCATGACCAGATAACTGTTGACCAATTTCGTATAACAAGGCTGCAAATCAAATTCCTCAACCCTCACACCCGTGAGAAAATAGTGAATAAGATGCATTTGGTGCATTTAGATTAA
- the mazG gene encoding nucleoside triphosphate pyrophosphohydrolase — translation MNSRPEQLKAFDRLLTIMDELRNGCPWDKKQTMQSLRHLTIEETYELGDAILENDLVEVKKELGDLLLHIVFYAKIGSETKDFDIADVANEICEKLINRHPHIYGDVKVDNEEQVKQNWENIKLREGKKSVLEGVPNSLPALVKANRIQEKVAGVGFDWEEPEQVFEKVKEELSEFQEELEQGNPDRLESEFGDVLFSMINYARFLDINPENALERTNKKFIKRFQYLEKKSKEVGKPLKDMTLSEMDVFWEEAKMQ, via the coding sequence ATGAATTCAAGACCGGAACAGCTTAAGGCTTTTGACCGACTTTTGACCATTATGGATGAGTTGCGAAATGGGTGTCCTTGGGATAAAAAACAGACCATGCAATCACTTCGCCATTTAACCATTGAAGAAACGTACGAATTGGGCGATGCCATTTTGGAGAATGATTTGGTGGAAGTTAAAAAGGAGTTGGGAGACTTGTTGTTGCATATTGTGTTCTATGCTAAAATAGGCTCAGAAACCAAGGATTTTGATATTGCCGATGTCGCCAACGAAATTTGCGAAAAACTTATCAATAGACACCCTCATATTTATGGTGATGTAAAGGTTGATAATGAAGAACAGGTTAAACAGAATTGGGAAAACATCAAACTAAGAGAAGGAAAAAAAAGTGTTTTGGAAGGCGTTCCCAATAGTTTGCCTGCCCTTGTAAAGGCCAATAGGATTCAGGAAAAAGTGGCAGGAGTGGGATTTGATTGGGAAGAACCCGAACAGGTTTTTGAAAAGGTAAAAGAGGAATTGTCCGAGTTTCAGGAAGAATTGGAACAAGGAAATCCAGATCGGTTGGAATCTGAATTTGGCGATGTGCTTTTTTCCATGATCAACTACGCCCGTTTTTTGGATATCAACCCTGAGAATGCTCTAGAAAGAACCAACAAGAAATTTATAAAACGGTTTCAGTATTTAGAGAAGAAGTCGAAGGAAGTGGGAAAACCCCTGAAAGACATGACCTTATCAGAAATGGATGTTTTTTGGGAAGAGGCAAAAATGCAATGA
- the bglX gene encoding beta-glucosidase BglX: protein MKYLLIISLYFAPINKNIMAQEKTLEQKVDALLESMTLEEKVGQMNQYNGFWDVTGPAPEGGNAEIKYEHLKKGLVGSMLNVVGAEEVRKLQKLVVEETRLGIPLLFGYDVIHGYKTLSPIPLAEAASWDMEAIKNSARIAANEASAVGLNWTFAPMVDISRDARWGRVMEGGGEDTFLGSQIAKARVKGFQGEDLSKPNTIAACSKHFAAYGFAEAGRDYNTVDIGTSTLYNVVLPPFKATVDVGVKTFMNGFNILNGVPVTGDKILQRDILKGKWGFDGFVLSDWASIGEMVPHGFAKGLKHAAELGVKAGSDVDMESSAYVMHLAENVREGKVNESLLDDAVRRILKVKFELGLFDDPYRYCNEKREEEQLYHEDHKAGVLDMAVKSIVLLKNTNSILPLKKDQQKIAVIGELANDNNSPLGSWRLGSDNHTAVSFLEGLKSYSENYSYVPGPKVFNGNPNFLNEVEVNTTDTSGIDEAVALAKNSDVVLMVLGEHGFQSGEGRSRTQLDLPGLQLDLLKAVYEVNKNIVLILMNGRPLAINWEAEHIPAILETWQLGSQTGNAIAKVLFGDYNPSGKLPMTFPRSVGQVPIYYNHFSTGRPNPESTVFWSHYSDEKNEPLFPFGYGLSYTSFNYSYLQIDSSDQDSIKVSATITNTGELAGEEVVQLYIQDKVASVVRPVKELKGFKKIYLEKGASQKVEFNLTEMELGFYNHNYEFTCEPGEFAVMIGTNSQSGLSGSFVKN, encoded by the coding sequence ATGAAATATCTTTTGATAATTTCACTTTACTTTGCACCCATCAATAAAAATATTATGGCCCAGGAAAAAACCCTTGAGCAGAAAGTAGATGCATTGTTAGAGTCAATGACCCTTGAAGAAAAAGTAGGCCAAATGAACCAATATAACGGTTTTTGGGATGTGACCGGCCCTGCACCCGAAGGTGGTAATGCTGAAATTAAATACGAACATCTTAAAAAAGGGCTTGTTGGGTCCATGTTAAACGTGGTTGGTGCCGAAGAGGTAAGAAAACTTCAAAAACTGGTGGTTGAAGAAACTCGGTTAGGCATACCCTTATTATTCGGTTACGATGTTATCCACGGATATAAGACTTTAAGCCCCATTCCTCTCGCAGAAGCTGCCAGTTGGGATATGGAAGCCATTAAAAATTCGGCCCGAATTGCTGCCAATGAAGCATCTGCCGTTGGACTTAATTGGACTTTTGCACCTATGGTTGACATTTCAAGGGATGCGCGTTGGGGAAGGGTTATGGAAGGTGGCGGCGAGGATACATTTCTTGGTTCTCAAATTGCAAAAGCACGCGTAAAAGGCTTTCAAGGAGAAGATCTGTCCAAACCAAATACCATTGCCGCATGCTCCAAACATTTTGCAGCTTACGGGTTTGCAGAAGCGGGTCGTGACTACAACACAGTAGATATAGGAACCTCGACTTTGTACAATGTGGTGTTACCCCCTTTTAAAGCTACGGTCGATGTTGGTGTAAAAACCTTTATGAACGGGTTCAATATCCTGAATGGAGTTCCTGTAACTGGGGATAAAATACTGCAACGTGACATTTTGAAAGGAAAATGGGGTTTTGACGGTTTTGTACTTTCTGATTGGGCTTCCATTGGAGAAATGGTCCCTCATGGATTTGCCAAAGGCCTAAAACATGCTGCTGAATTGGGCGTCAAAGCCGGCTCGGATGTTGATATGGAATCTAGTGCATACGTGATGCATTTGGCCGAAAATGTAAGGGAAGGAAAAGTGAACGAAAGTTTACTGGATGATGCTGTCCGTCGCATTTTAAAAGTGAAATTTGAATTGGGACTGTTTGATGACCCCTACCGATATTGTAATGAAAAAAGAGAGGAAGAGCAATTGTACCATGAAGACCATAAAGCCGGTGTATTGGATATGGCAGTGAAGTCCATTGTACTCCTAAAAAACACAAATAGCATACTCCCACTAAAAAAAGACCAACAAAAAATAGCGGTAATTGGTGAACTCGCCAATGATAACAACAGTCCGCTTGGAAGTTGGAGATTGGGTTCAGATAATCATACCGCGGTTTCCTTTTTGGAAGGTTTAAAAAGTTACTCAGAAAACTACTCATATGTCCCAGGACCAAAGGTATTTAATGGAAATCCTAATTTCCTGAATGAAGTAGAAGTCAACACAACTGATACTTCAGGAATTGATGAAGCCGTAGCCCTAGCCAAAAACTCAGATGTTGTTCTAATGGTTTTGGGAGAACATGGTTTCCAGAGTGGTGAAGGACGCAGTAGAACGCAATTAGATTTACCTGGATTACAACTTGACCTATTGAAAGCCGTATATGAAGTCAATAAAAATATTGTATTGATTCTCATGAATGGCCGTCCACTTGCCATTAATTGGGAGGCTGAACATATTCCTGCAATTTTGGAAACATGGCAATTGGGTTCGCAAACGGGAAATGCAATTGCAAAAGTGCTGTTCGGGGATTATAATCCAAGCGGAAAACTACCCATGACTTTTCCTAGAAGTGTGGGTCAAGTTCCAATTTATTACAATCATTTTAGCACGGGAAGGCCCAATCCTGAATCAACCGTATTCTGGTCACATTACAGTGATGAAAAAAATGAACCTCTTTTTCCCTTTGGTTATGGATTGAGTTATACCTCATTCAATTATTCCTACCTACAAATCGATTCCTCCGATCAAGATAGTATTAAAGTTTCCGCAACCATTACAAATACTGGTGAATTAGCTGGTGAAGAAGTGGTTCAACTTTATATTCAGGACAAAGTAGCAAGCGTTGTAAGACCTGTGAAAGAGTTAAAAGGATTTAAGAAAATATATTTGGAAAAGGGTGCTTCCCAAAAAGTGGAATTCAATTTAACTGAAATGGAACTAGGTTTTTACAATCATAATTACGAGTTTACATGTGAGCCTGGGGAATTTGCAGTTATGATTGGCACCAATTCCCAAAGTGGCCTTTCCGGAAGTTTTGTGAAAAATTAA
- a CDS encoding phosphatase PAP2 family protein — MLEELIQQDKEIFLFLNSLGTTTWDGFWLFITNKFSSIPLYALLLFFTFKQYGVKKTIIMLIFVALLITATDQLANFFKYGVQRLRPCHDTDINMVVRLVKKSCGGKFGYFSAHASNAMALALFFSVLLGSKIKYITSFLLIWAVLVAYSRIYIGVHFPLDVLTGIVIGTIFGWLFAKLSIFAFQKFGT; from the coding sequence ATGCTTGAAGAGCTTATACAACAGGATAAAGAGATATTTTTGTTCCTTAATAGCTTGGGAACAACAACCTGGGATGGTTTTTGGCTATTTATTACCAATAAATTCAGCTCAATTCCTTTATATGCACTCCTGCTCTTTTTCACATTCAAACAGTATGGGGTTAAAAAAACAATTATTATGCTCATTTTTGTGGCACTTTTGATTACTGCCACGGATCAGTTGGCCAATTTTTTCAAATATGGGGTTCAACGACTAAGACCATGCCATGATACAGATATAAATATGGTAGTTAGATTGGTCAAAAAATCCTGCGGTGGAAAATTTGGTTATTTTTCCGCACATGCATCAAATGCAATGGCATTGGCTTTATTTTTTTCTGTTTTGTTAGGTTCAAAAATAAAATATATCACTTCATTTTTATTGATTTGGGCAGTACTTGTGGCCTACAGTAGAATTTATATTGGAGTTCATTTTCCTTTGGATGTTTTAACTGGAATTGTAATAGGCACAATTTTTGGGTGGCTATTTGCCAAGTTATCTATATTTGCATTCCAAAAATTTGGAACATGA